DNA from Solanum stenotomum isolate F172 chromosome 3, ASM1918654v1, whole genome shotgun sequence:
tggcttccgtcggtggcacctgcaacttcacCAAATCTATATTTTGTCCTTTCTcaaatctggggtgttacacagACAAGCTGTGAATGGGACCATGGTGTGTGTGGTGGCCCGTGGTAAGTCCCCCAAGGAGTGTTGGGTAGGAATCCCATCACACGAGGGTCTTAACGGCACATGGGGAGGCATAAGGGGAGTAATGTTGCCCGTGTAGGGGAGGCAGAACCCATCTCAAGTCAGCCTCTTCTCACAAACCCCTAAACAGGTCGTGAAAGGTAAAACAACCCGTGAAGTTGGTCGTGATGAGAGTCAAGGCAACAAGGGGTCTCCCTAAGCCACTGGTCTAAGGGCCACGACTGCCTAGACGACTCGTGGACCCTTAAATGGCCCGTGAAGACCTCCATGTGGGGGTTGCGTCAGCTTTAAGTCAAGatcatttggtcttttcctaattattctatttttatactatgtcgttttacccttACCTAGAActcctatataagtatttttaaccccAAATTTCTCCAATTAagatcattctctcaaatttttaaaagaagatCAAGTTTTCTTCTCccacaatatttctctctgtagaaaacttgaagaagaagggtttaacctagggtttcaagtcatgTCTCATATCCTCCATTGAAGGCAAGCAATTaacattgaggtatgatagttttcatccatggagccctttcctccatggagttcccaaattctccaagttgcaaagttagaaatcccctattgagttagggtttttcttCCATGTTAtaggttctcttgattattgctTTAGTTGACTGTTTTATGATCTTCCAAGCATGAATTGATATAATTCTAtggtttttatgatgaattccctTGAACCCATACCCATCCCATGCTCTACAAGTTATGATGATCTAATGTGGGTTGTAGAATTATGAAGGATAagttttatgaaatcatgcatgttatcatgaaatttatgtaaatgttttaaggatgctttgagagtgaagtatcaatgatgttgttgttgttgtgttgttgttgaaaggatttcttatatacacatgaaagcatgattgtgaaaagttttctcacataataagggttcttaaggttgaaaggcttttctcacctaaaatgaaccaatgATAATGAATTATTCTAATAAGGGTTCTTTTACCCATGCTCTCTATTGAAAGACAAGAGGTGATCCCCATGTCACATGATGCAaggacaagaggcgattacctaTGTTCCTTTAAAAAGATAAGATGAATAAATTAAGAACTATTTTGTGgaagttaagcttagtaccGAGTGGTTGAGTGGAAATTACCCGTGTCCCATCAACTATGTGTCAACATAAGATTGTCTAGATaggtattagctagtggatccacataagctagaaagttcatggtcttaccttggcaagtaggacaacccttttcggtgtgggagataTCAGATTCCATGttgatagctcacatggtcttatatgtcggttaaggctacttcccacaagcAACCTATGATGAACTAAGACTACTTCAATAAGtacctcacatgggttttaagATGATATctacttgcattgaccatgttttatatCTTATGTTTCCTAACTCCTAAACTCATGTTTTAGTTTGGTCATTGCACTCTTATAAAAAtatccctttttagcatgttctgtatgtttttatgcatgactatcgtacttggtacatatttttactaacacatactcttgcctacatttttccaAATGTAGGGTCAGATATTTAGGGTTccagtttcgtggctagagtTCTTTGAGAAGATtttgagctttggtgagtcctcatgcttcgaggatcGGACTTTTGCATTTTTCAGTCTTTCTTACTTTCAGACTTTGTACGTGATGCCAGGGTTACATCCTGGTCACTCTTGATGTATTAGATGGCAAAATGAGACTTAGCAGACTTCTGTTTTACTTTGATATAACTATTagacttgaaatatttttccttaCCTCTTTCGTATTTCTTatatcttattatgcatgctaagtggcttgtgtagggcctctcggggtcctatccatgttacacctagggggTACCTTGGGTTGTGACAAGAATAACCCCCTAGTTAtgttaaaattgaaaatgagCATAAGGTTTATAGATTGGAAAAAACCCTCTATTGTGTAAAACAAGCTCCTCGGGCTTGGTATAGTTGCATTGAGTGGTATTTTCTAAAAGTTGGTTTTTCAAAATGTCCTTATGAGCATACATTGTTTGTAAGATTGAGGATCAAGGAAAGATGATCATTATTTGtttgtatgttgatgatctttttTTTACTAGAAATTGTGGTGTCATGTTTGAAGAATTTAAGAAGTCGATGAATGATGAGTTTGAAATGTCGATGCATTACTTTCTTGGCATAGAGGTAGTGCAATCTGATAAAGGGATATTTATTTCTCAGAAAAAATATGTAGGGGAAATTCTAGACAAATTTCAGATGATGGATTGTAATCCAGTTAACAGTCCTACTGAACTTGGCTTGAAGCTACATAAAAATCCTATTGGGAAGAAGGTTGATAGCACACTTTACAAACAAATTATGGGCAATTTGATGTATCTCACTGCTACAAGATTTGACATAATGTATTCTGGGAGTTTAATCAGCAGGTACATGGAGAATACCACATAAATGCATTTGTCTGCAACCAAGATAATTCTTCGTTACTTGAAAGGGACGAGAGACTTTGGGCTATTTTATAAGATGAGTAAAGTCCAATCTTCTCGGCTATACAGACAGTGACTATGTTGGTCATTATGACGACCGAAAAAGCACTTCAGGTTATGCTTTTATGTTTGGGTCCAGTGTTATTTCATGGTCAACAACCAACTGTTACTTTGTCTACTACGAAAGTCGAGTTTGTTGTTGCGACTGCTTGTGCCTGTCAAGCTATTTGGTTGAGGAGACTTCTGGAAGAGTTGAAATTCAAGCAGCCAGAAGCTACCAAGATTTTTTGTGACAACGTTCAACAATTCAAATATCCAAGAATCCAATGCTACATGGAAGAAGCAAGCATATTGAtgtgaagttttattttttacgAGATCTTAGCAATAATGGAACAATTGATCTGATCCACTGCAGGAGCGAAGACCAGGCTACCAATATTTTCACCAAGGCCCTAAAGATGGTGTCATTCATTAAACTTAGAAGGCTACTAGGCATATGCACAATCAAAGATGTAAATAAATTGTTAGCAAACATAAGTTTAAGGGGGAATTGTAGGAACTTCTTTTAGTTTGCCAGTTGACCTAGTCTTTAGGAAGATTGTGAGTTGTTTAATTTAGGTTGAGTCAATCCACATAGTTTCTGTTTTAGCAATAACGTGTTATGTTTCTTTTAGGAGTCATGTGTTCTATTTTTTAGGAGTAGTTTAATTATGTTTTAGGAGTAATTTAATTATGCTCATTGTGGACTGATGTGTCCTATTTTAGTGTAATCATTCTATTAAATATTCTGAATGAATGAGGGAGTTTTTCCAACCATTGTCTTCTTCTGTCACGtacttcttattttcttctttaagagTATAACACTTGTCCCCAAAAGAACACCTCAACAATGACAAATTTTCATAATAAAGAACAAGGTGAAAGCATCATCAAAAGTTCAAAAGCAAGAAGCTGAAGTAATGTTCAGAAGGAGTTGCAACTTCAGAAGGAGCACACTTGTAGTATAATGtaataataatgcaaaaaagaaaaggagaaagcATTAGCAAACTAAAGTTTGGGGTAATTTAAGATCTTCACAATTCCATCAAATGTACTACAATTATACTCTCAAACTAAGGAAACCTCAATCCATCAAGCCTCCGAAAATAACTTAGTTCGCACTCACACCAGAGAAGCTTCTTTCAAAGTAAGCTTTCCCATAAAACAAATCATTTAGAAGGCAACAAACAACAGTCAAGCTAAACATCTATGTCAACCCACACAAATCACTCTGTACAGTAGTTTTCCAGTAAAGGGAAAGCTGGCATCACAAAATCACGATCCCTTGGCCAATTTTTGTGCACTCATGAGGCTCTTAGTCAACCATATTGCCGTTTCTCTGGATGAAACTGCATCATCGCCAAATGGTTTCAGCACACCAGCAAGCTCATCAATTTTTTCCTGCTTGAGTAGTCGTGCACAAACCTCTAAAAGGGATTCCAGAGCTTCAGCTCTTTCTTGAGTCGGATTTTCCCAGTCGTTCTTGTGCCCATCACCAGCTAAGGCAGCTAGTGCCTTAAGCAGTGAAACCCTATCATCTAGTGCTTGACGTTTAGCATCTTCAACCATAGTTGCATTCTTTTCTATCTCATCTTTAAGTGGGCTTGACCTATTTCTTTCAGAAGCTATGTGGTCAACAGAAACTTCTTTAAACTCGCCAACATTTTCACTTTCAGATGCATGACACCTTAGTTCAGCATCTGTATCAGATTTTGCAGGTCGTGTAGTTGATGAAGTGCTTTCTTCATCATAAGACCGTGTTTTCTCAGTGGAGCTTCCACTAGACGAAATCATTCTGCTAGGCTTTGCGGAGGTACAATCTAGTTCATTCAAGTTTGCTTCTCCACTGCCACTTGGCGTGCTCAACTCCTCAAGGTCTTTTGTTTTGTCATTCTCCCCGTCACCTTCTTCAGATTGTGGAACATGCTCAACAGATACTTTTTCTTGTTCCTCAGAGTGCGTATTTTCCATGAATCTTGAAGAGTATGGTGTATTTGTACTTCCTTCTTGCAATAGAGGGTCGGATTGATCGCTTCCATTGCAAATAGCTGCCGCACTAGCATCCCAACATTTAGAATCCACACCATCTACAAATATCTTTGTTGAGTAGCTAGTAGGATCAACTCTCTTAGTCTCAAGTTTGGCTTTAAATGTGTCATAGTTGTCAGATAAATTTCGTGGCCGAATGTTGTCCCTTTCATCAAAGTGAAAAACAGGACCCTTCTCTTTAAGCCCAAGAGATTTGTCACTTCCATCAAAGTGAAAAACAGGACTCTTCTCTTTTAGCCTTAGAGGTCTGTCTCTTATGAATCTAGGACTGCCAGATTTTCCAGGTGATTGCTTTGTTTTTTCCTTTGGGCTGTTTGGAGACTTCACTGGAAGAAAAGCAGATGAAGGGTTGCGGCAGCGAAGGAGGTATGGCTGCAAATGTTGATGCCTTAACAACTCCGCAGTCTGAAAGTGATGATGAAAAAACAAATCAGAAAGACTGACGATTTCAGATTTAATTGCATTTGAATATATGCAGCTTGCACTCACTGTTGGTCTGTGTTCAGGGCTTTTCCTTAGCATGCTTTTAATAATCTGTTTCCTGGAAGCATTGATCCATCTTGTCAGTTTAATGATTAGAGTGGCTAGATAAACAATTATAAGTGCTAGTAGAAATAAGAACCACTTCTTAACAATGGTTGGAAGCTACTTACAAGTTGGAGGAATATATAATTGGAAGTGGTGATAAAGAGCCCCtgtttattttattgataagtCCTGTCATGTCCTGCCGAATAAAAAAACCTTTCAATGTTCcacacaaataatattaaaggtaAACAAtgtattatgaattatgatgttCACAGATAGCTGACAGGTCAACGTACTGGAGCTCTAAATGGTGCCTGGTGTGCAGCAATCTCAAACATACAGCATCCTACAATCATATCAAACTATTGCTTCATTAttaaggaaataataaaaaggaaatgcATTACTTCACCAGTTCTCTTACCAAGAGACCATATGTCAGATTTGTAGCCATATGGTATATCAGCAAGGAGCTCAGGACACATATAGTTTGGAGTACCAACAACCTGTTTGGAGGCAACAAGTCACTAATATAAGTTATTGGCGAAGTTAGAACTAGTAGCATATTCCTCGAACACATAAAGGCAGGGTATTTTATAATTGAACACTACCATACATAGAAATCACAACAAGATGACATACTATAACTAAACAGAACACCTGGTTTTCTCAACATTGGAGGGGGATAAGGTGCCCTCTAGCTAGTCACTACGTAAACTTATTGAATCATTTATGGAGACGATCATAGTTCATTGCTAATAAGCAGGAGCTAATTTTTCCACTACAGCTGTATGAATATACAGAGAACTCGTACCGAGGAAGCAAGGCCTTCTCCATCTAAAAGTTTTGCGAATCCAAAATCACCtgtgtaaaaaaattaaacagatTTAACTCATAGATAACATAGAAGCAAGGAGGGTGCTATCATGCACTTGGTTGTCATTCTTACCTAGCCGGATGTCATTGTCCTTTGTGACAAAAACGTTAGATAACTGAAATAAATCGAAGTAGTTCATGTTAAAACATGTCATACAAGGAAAGCTCATTAATAGATCAGGGCCTGTTTATACCTTCACATCTCTGTGTAGAACACGGTTGGAGTGCAGATAATCTACCGCCAGTAATAGCTGAGTCAGCCATTTGCAGAGTTTCTGCAGAGGAAAAAGTTGGTGAACACAAAAAACTTTAAGTGAACCACTCTAGTATGGAGAACCCATTATGATGGAAGCTGTATCTAAACTACCTCTTCTGGGAAGAGAGCTCCTCTAGACTTCCTTATGATCTTTGCCCTGATTacccaaaaaacaaaaaggtCATTATCTTCATATTACACCATAAAACATTCCCATGATCTTATTGCTTTCAACCTTGTAATTTAGGAAAAGGTGTCTAAAGATTCTTCATTTAAAAGCATCATAGGGTAGTTCAATCTACAAATATGTTTTGACCATCTTTTGGGAGAAACATAAAGTTAAAATGTCAATAAGTATAAAAATGCTAGCAAGGCTAGGATAACCACTTACATATCTCCACCTTCATAATAGTTGGTAACGATGCATATCCAGTTCCCctgaaagaaaaacaaagtcAATCCTGTTTTGAGGCAACTCGATATAGATTTTTCTCAAGTCAAGGATAATTATTTCAGTTCCAAATCCTGTTCTAGAAACTGAATAACATAATACCTTCTCGACCCAAGCATCCTTGTACTCCACGATATATGGATGGCTTAACTTAGCTATCAGATCCATCTGCCATAGAATAATACATACACAGATATCAATTAGCTAAACATTATGCAGACCTATCTACTTAACATAATATCATTCCATTTACGTGGCCTAACTTGATGAGAATACTAAAAATAAGACAAGCTGAACGTGTGTGGTTTCAAAGGTAAGACTAAATTTTTTCAATAGGTAAAGgtaaaactatatttttttaagcTAATATACCACCAGGAGAAGTCCTTCATggcttattttattattattaataataaatctCAAATAGAAAGTACAAGATAAGACTAAAATTAACTTATCAATTGCAAAACTTTTCTTGACTGCAATGACTACTTGCAGTCAACAGGTGTCACCGCAGCACTATCTATTTGCTACCATAAACTCAAGAGAATCTAAGGCTGCAGCAGAAGGTTTACTTATTAAAGGTCATCCCATCTTTGACAGGAAAATGGCCACATAATTAGAGCAAAGGGAATACTTATTGGACATTGGGGCCTATAAAGTTCTTCACAAGAACATTTTAGGAGCAGTCAcctaaataataaaagaaagtgATTTTAGCATTTATTACAAGTTCCACAGACCACAAGTAGCAAAATGCACAGATACTAATCCAATCTAAGAGTTTCAGTCAACTAAGTTCAGAAGTTTGCAAACTTTTGCTATAAGATTTTGGTTTGGATGGTCACACTCATCATAATAGTTTTCTACATTTCTTCTCTACCAAAAATTATGGATAAATTCCGCTGCTACTTCTCTTGCACC
Protein-coding regions in this window:
- the LOC125858376 gene encoding serine/threonine-protein kinase Nek6-like isoform X1, whose protein sequence is MEIQNGSSKSKIDDYQVIEQIGRGAFGTAFLVLHTTDNKKYVLKKIPLAKQTDKFKRTALQEMDLIAKLSHPYIVEYKDAWVEKGNWICIVTNYYEGGDMAKIIRKSRGALFPEEKLCKWLTQLLLAVDYLHSNRVLHRDVKLSNVFVTKDNDIRLGDFGFAKLLDGEGLASSVVGTPNYMCPELLADIPYGYKSDIWSLGCCMFEIAAHQAPFRAPDMTGLINKINRGSLSPLPIIYSSNLKQIIKSMLRKSPEHRPTTAELLRHQHLQPYLLRCRNPSSAFLPVKSPNSPKEKTKQSPGKSGSPRFIRDRPLRLKEKSPVFHFDGSDKSLGLKEKGPVFHFDERDNIRPRNLSDNYDTFKAKLETKRVDPTSYSTKIFVDGVDSKCWDASAAAICNGSDQSDPLLQEGSTNTPYSSRFMENTHSEEQEKVSVEHVPQSEEGDGENDKTKDLEELSTPSGSGEANLNELDCTSAKPSRMISSSGSSTEKTRSYDEESTSSTTRPAKSDTDAELRCHASESENVGEFKEVSVDHIASERNRSSPLKDEIEKNATMVEDAKRQALDDRVSLLKALAALAGDGHKNDWENPTQERAEALESLLEVCARLLKQEKIDELAGVLKPFGDDAVSSRETAIWLTKSLMSAQKLAKGS
- the LOC125858376 gene encoding serine/threonine-protein kinase Nek6-like isoform X2, with the translated sequence MDLIAKLSHPYIVEYKDAWVEKGNWICIVTNYYEGGDMAKIIRKSRGALFPEEKLCKWLTQLLLAVDYLHSNRVLHRDVKLSNVFVTKDNDIRLGDFGFAKLLDGEGLASSVVGTPNYMCPELLADIPYGYKSDIWSLGCCMFEIAAHQAPFRAPDMTGLINKINRGSLSPLPIIYSSNLKQIIKSMLRKSPEHRPTTAELLRHQHLQPYLLRCRNPSSAFLPVKSPNSPKEKTKQSPGKSGSPRFIRDRPLRLKEKSPVFHFDGSDKSLGLKEKGPVFHFDERDNIRPRNLSDNYDTFKAKLETKRVDPTSYSTKIFVDGVDSKCWDASAAAICNGSDQSDPLLQEGSTNTPYSSRFMENTHSEEQEKVSVEHVPQSEEGDGENDKTKDLEELSTPSGSGEANLNELDCTSAKPSRMISSSGSSTEKTRSYDEESTSSTTRPAKSDTDAELRCHASESENVGEFKEVSVDHIASERNRSSPLKDEIEKNATMVEDAKRQALDDRVSLLKALAALAGDGHKNDWENPTQERAEALESLLEVCARLLKQEKIDELAGVLKPFGDDAVSSRETAIWLTKSLMSAQKLAKGS